One genomic segment of Amycolatopsis sp. Hca4 includes these proteins:
- a CDS encoding NAD(P)H-hydrate dehydratase encodes MPQNSSADPAPVSPALLRDWRIGADDRGTVLVVGGARTVPGAPALSGTAALRAGAGTLQLAVAERHATAIGVSVPESSVLGLPETASGAIAADAVDRLADVLPGAGTVVVGPGLTGAEETEDLLRRLVPAIAPDARVVLDAFALGALSRDRALAEPLSGRLLLTPNRVEAAYLDGCEEKDVDDLETAVRIARDYGGVVLLMGVVAAPDGRVWRDGSGHVGLATSGSGDVLAGLTGGFLARGAAVEQAACWATHVHAVAGQRLIPDTGATGLLARELVAEIPRVIAELER; translated from the coding sequence ATGCCGCAGAACAGCTCAGCTGACCCGGCGCCGGTCAGCCCGGCCCTGCTGCGGGACTGGCGGATCGGCGCGGACGACCGCGGCACCGTGCTCGTCGTCGGCGGCGCCCGGACCGTGCCGGGAGCGCCGGCGCTGTCCGGGACCGCCGCCCTGCGCGCCGGCGCCGGCACGCTGCAGCTGGCGGTCGCCGAACGGCACGCGACGGCGATCGGCGTCTCGGTACCGGAGTCGTCGGTGCTCGGGCTGCCGGAAACGGCGTCCGGCGCGATCGCCGCGGACGCCGTCGACCGGCTGGCCGACGTGCTGCCCGGCGCCGGCACGGTCGTGGTCGGCCCCGGCCTGACCGGCGCCGAGGAGACCGAGGACCTGCTGCGGCGCCTGGTACCGGCGATCGCCCCGGACGCGCGGGTGGTGCTCGACGCGTTCGCGCTCGGCGCGCTGAGCCGGGACCGCGCGCTCGCCGAACCGCTGTCCGGCCGGCTCCTGCTCACCCCGAACCGGGTCGAAGCGGCCTACCTCGACGGCTGCGAGGAAAAGGACGTCGACGACCTGGAGACGGCGGTGCGGATCGCCCGCGACTACGGCGGCGTGGTGCTGCTGATGGGTGTGGTCGCCGCACCGGACGGCCGGGTCTGGCGCGACGGCAGCGGCCACGTCGGCCTGGCGACCTCCGGCAGCGGCGACGTCCTGGCCGGCCTGACCGGCGGCTTCCTCGCCCGCGGCGCGGCCGTCGAGCAGGCCGCCTGCTGGGCGACGCACGTCCACGCGGTGGCCGGCCAGCGGCTGATCCCGGACACCGGCGCCACCGGCCTGCTGGCGCGGGAGCTCGTCGCCGAGATCCCGCGGGTCATCGCCGAGCTGGAGCGCTGA
- a CDS encoding PHB depolymerase family esterase codes for MRRLLTALSAAVLAIAASIVLVVAAQPASAATLTRVTDFGSNPSNLSMYTYVPDHVAARPALLVAVHYCTGSASAIFNGYARDYVTAADQYGYVIVFPEATRSGQCFDVSSPQALSRGGGSDPVGILSMVNWAKQRYNVDASRVYVTGFSSGAMMTNVLAAEYPDVFAAGSAFMGVPAGCFATTDGSSWNSQCSNGQLIKTAQQWGDQARQMSGGRSGPYPRMQLWHGTADDTLRYPNFGEEIKQWTNLQGVGQTPSSSDSPQPGWTRTRYGATGTQAPVEGISVQGAGHSLPQNGMIQYAIAFLGLSSSGSTTTPTTPTTTTSSTPPAGATLGNAAARTGRYFGTAVSASKLSDSVYTGILSREFSMITPENEMKIDATEPSQNQFSYAGADRIVSQASSQGARLRGHTLAWHGQQPGWMQSMEGSALRQAMLNHITQVATHYRGKIYAWDVVNEAFADGGSGARRDSNLQRTGNDWIEAAFRAARAADPDAKLCYNDYNTDDWSQAKTQAVYRMVQDFRSRGVPIDCVGFQAHFNANSPVPADYRTTLQNFADLGVDVQLTELDIEGSGSTQAAAFRTVTAACLAVARCTGITVWGIRDTDSWRSSGTPLLFDGNGQKKAAYTAVLDTLNGDTPPDGGTTTTTTPVPSGCSAVYAKTAEWNVGFNGQVTVSGTNNWTLTITFHAPQKVIGSWNYTGTWDSTGYVLTARPNGSGNVIGFTVQHGGNLTDPTVTCTSP; via the coding sequence GTGCGAAGACTCCTCACCGCCCTTTCCGCCGCCGTGCTGGCGATCGCCGCGTCGATCGTGCTGGTCGTGGCGGCGCAGCCGGCCTCCGCGGCCACGCTGACCCGGGTCACCGACTTCGGCAGCAATCCCAGCAACCTCAGCATGTACACCTACGTCCCCGACCACGTCGCCGCCCGCCCGGCGCTGCTGGTGGCCGTCCACTACTGCACCGGTTCGGCGTCGGCGATCTTCAACGGCTACGCCCGCGACTACGTCACCGCGGCGGACCAGTACGGGTACGTCATCGTGTTCCCGGAAGCCACCCGCAGCGGGCAGTGCTTCGACGTTTCCTCGCCGCAGGCCCTCTCCCGCGGCGGCGGCAGCGACCCCGTCGGCATCCTGTCGATGGTCAACTGGGCCAAGCAGCGCTACAACGTCGACGCCTCCCGCGTGTACGTCACCGGGTTCTCCTCCGGCGCGATGATGACGAACGTGCTCGCGGCGGAGTACCCGGACGTGTTCGCCGCCGGATCGGCGTTCATGGGCGTACCGGCCGGCTGCTTCGCGACCACGGACGGGTCGAGCTGGAACAGCCAGTGCTCGAACGGCCAGCTGATCAAGACGGCGCAGCAGTGGGGCGACCAGGCCCGGCAGATGAGCGGCGGCCGCAGCGGCCCGTACCCGCGGATGCAGCTGTGGCACGGCACGGCCGACGACACGCTGCGCTACCCGAACTTCGGGGAGGAGATCAAGCAGTGGACGAACCTGCAGGGGGTCGGCCAGACGCCGTCGTCGAGTGATTCCCCGCAGCCGGGCTGGACGCGGACCCGCTACGGCGCCACCGGCACGCAGGCGCCGGTCGAGGGCATCAGCGTCCAGGGTGCGGGGCACTCGCTGCCGCAGAACGGGATGATCCAGTACGCGATCGCGTTCCTGGGCCTGAGCAGCAGTGGCTCGACCACGACGCCCACCACGCCGACCACCACGACGTCTTCGACGCCGCCCGCCGGGGCGACGCTGGGCAACGCGGCGGCCCGGACCGGGCGGTACTTCGGCACGGCGGTCTCGGCGAGCAAGCTGTCGGACAGCGTGTACACCGGCATCTTGAGCCGCGAGTTCTCCATGATCACACCGGAGAACGAGATGAAGATCGACGCGACCGAGCCGTCGCAGAACCAGTTCTCCTACGCAGGCGCGGACCGGATCGTGAGCCAGGCGAGCAGCCAGGGCGCCCGGCTGCGCGGGCACACGCTGGCCTGGCACGGGCAGCAGCCGGGCTGGATGCAGAGCATGGAGGGCTCGGCGCTGCGGCAGGCGATGCTGAACCACATCACCCAGGTCGCGACCCACTACCGCGGCAAGATCTACGCGTGGGACGTGGTGAACGAGGCGTTCGCCGACGGCGGTTCCGGCGCCCGCCGCGATTCGAACCTGCAGCGCACGGGCAACGACTGGATCGAGGCGGCGTTCCGCGCGGCCCGGGCGGCCGACCCGGACGCGAAGCTCTGTTACAACGACTACAACACCGACGACTGGAGCCAGGCGAAGACCCAGGCGGTGTACCGGATGGTGCAGGACTTCAGGTCCCGCGGCGTGCCGATCGACTGCGTCGGGTTCCAGGCGCACTTCAACGCCAACAGCCCGGTGCCCGCCGACTACCGGACGACGTTGCAGAACTTCGCCGACCTCGGCGTCGACGTCCAGCTGACCGAGCTGGACATCGAGGGCTCGGGCAGCACGCAGGCGGCCGCCTTCCGCACGGTGACCGCGGCGTGCCTGGCGGTCGCGCGCTGCACCGGGATCACGGTGTGGGGCATCCGCGACACGGACTCGTGGCGGTCGTCGGGAACGCCGTTGCTCTTCGACGGCAACGGCCAGAAGAAGGCGGCCTACACGGCGGTCCTGGACACGTTGAACGGCGACACCCCACCGGACGGCGGCACGACGACCACGACCACGCCGGTTCCGAGCGGCTGCTCGGCGGTGTACGCGAAGACGGCGGAGTGGAACGTCGGGTTCAACGGCCAGGTGACGGTGTCGGGCACGAACAACTGGACGCTGACGATCACGTTCCACGCACCCCAGAAGGTGATCGGCAGCTGGAACTACACGGGAACGTGGGACAGCACGGGCTACGTCCTGACGGCCCGCCCCAACGGGAGCGGCAACGTGATCGGCTTCACCGTCCAGCACGGCGGCAACCTGACCGACCCGACGGTGACCTGCACGAGTCCATAG
- a CDS encoding helix-turn-helix transcriptional regulator, translating into MAKDNTLGEFLRARRAQVGPGELGLPAGGSRRVAGLRREEVALLAGVSTDYYIRLEQGRERNPSAQVVDALARGLALDDDAAAHLHRLARPAPVRRRRARRREQVSPNLLRLMDGWPDTPALVLGRCLDVLAHNALGEALFAGHTHSGDLVRLVFLDPDAREFYPDWERVAVNTVGGLRAAAGLDPDDPQLIDTVGELSVKSADFRRLWARHDIRQKTHEIKRFRHRLVGELELSYEALTVNSAPGQQLIVYQAEPGSPSEAALALLGSLAAS; encoded by the coding sequence GTGGCCAAGGACAACACCCTCGGGGAGTTCCTCCGGGCCCGCCGCGCGCAGGTGGGACCCGGGGAGCTCGGCTTGCCCGCGGGCGGGTCGCGGCGGGTGGCCGGCCTGCGCCGCGAAGAGGTGGCGCTGCTGGCCGGCGTCAGCACCGACTACTACATCCGGCTCGAGCAGGGCCGGGAGCGGAACCCGTCGGCGCAGGTCGTCGACGCGCTGGCCCGCGGGCTGGCGCTGGACGACGACGCCGCCGCGCACCTCCACCGGCTGGCCCGGCCGGCACCGGTCCGCCGCCGGCGCGCCCGGCGGCGCGAACAGGTCAGCCCGAACCTGCTGCGCCTGATGGACGGCTGGCCGGACACGCCCGCGCTCGTGCTCGGCCGCTGTCTCGACGTGCTGGCGCACAACGCGCTGGGCGAGGCGCTGTTCGCCGGGCACACCCACAGCGGTGACCTGGTCCGCCTGGTGTTCCTGGACCCGGACGCCCGCGAGTTCTACCCGGACTGGGAGCGCGTGGCCGTGAACACGGTCGGCGGCCTGCGGGCGGCGGCCGGGCTCGACCCGGACGACCCGCAGCTCATCGACACCGTCGGCGAGCTGTCGGTCAAGAGCGCGGACTTCCGCCGGCTGTGGGCCCGCCACGACATCCGGCAGAAGACCCACGAGATCAAGCGGTTCCGCCACCGGCTGGTCGGCGAGCTGGAACTGAGCTACGAGGCGCTGACCGTGAACAGCGCCCCCGGCCAGCAGCTGATCGTCTACCAAGCCGAGCCGGGCAGCCCCTCGGAAGCGGCACTGGCCCTGCTGGGCAGTCTAGCCGCTTCCTGA
- a CDS encoding oxidoreductase codes for MPENPVWFITGCSGGLGRALAEAVLGHGMRAVVTARDPARVAGLAEAHGDRALALPLDVTDHDQVVEAVQRAEAVFGRIDVLVNNAGYGYLAAIEEGEDEEIRKLFDTNVFGLADVTRAVLPGMRARRSGHVVTVSSLGGLAAFGATGYYHATKFAVEGLSESLAAEVAPLGIKVTIVEPAAFRTGWSGPSMRQSAIRIDDYAGTAGARREATLATYGRQPGDPARAAEAILAAVAAGEPPLRLLLGRAAYDIATARLGTLRTTFDTWRETTLAADFPQEETP; via the coding sequence GTGCCCGAAAACCCTGTCTGGTTCATCACCGGCTGTTCCGGCGGCCTCGGCCGCGCGCTGGCCGAAGCCGTGCTCGGCCACGGGATGCGCGCGGTCGTCACCGCCCGCGACCCGGCGCGCGTGGCCGGCCTCGCCGAGGCGCACGGCGACCGCGCGCTGGCCCTGCCGCTCGACGTCACCGACCACGACCAGGTCGTCGAAGCCGTGCAGCGTGCCGAAGCGGTGTTCGGCCGGATCGACGTCCTGGTGAACAACGCCGGCTACGGCTACCTCGCCGCGATCGAGGAAGGCGAGGACGAGGAGATCCGGAAGCTGTTCGACACCAACGTCTTCGGCCTCGCCGACGTCACCCGCGCGGTCCTGCCGGGCATGCGGGCGCGCCGCAGCGGCCACGTCGTCACCGTGTCCTCGCTCGGCGGCCTGGCCGCCTTCGGCGCCACCGGCTACTACCACGCGACGAAGTTCGCCGTGGAAGGGCTTTCCGAGTCCCTGGCCGCGGAGGTGGCGCCGCTGGGCATCAAGGTGACCATCGTGGAGCCCGCCGCGTTCCGCACCGGCTGGTCCGGCCCGTCGATGCGGCAGTCGGCGATCCGCATCGACGACTACGCCGGGACCGCGGGCGCCCGCCGGGAGGCGACGCTCGCGACGTACGGGCGGCAGCCGGGTGACCCGGCCCGCGCGGCCGAAGCGATCCTCGCCGCCGTCGCCGCCGGCGAACCGCCGCTGCGCCTGCTCCTCGGCCGGGCCGCCTACGACATCGCCACCGCGCGGCTCGGCACCCTCCGCACCACCTTCGACACCTGGCGCGAGACCACCCTCGCCGCCGACTTCCCCCAGGAGGAAACCCCGTGA
- a CDS encoding alkaline phosphatase D family protein, translating to MTELLLGPLLRHVDATSATIWVEVDGPCEVRVGDADARTFEVAGHHYALVVLTGLEPAKSTPYEVRLDGHVVWPEPGSDLPPSRIRTLAPGDPRFRLVFGSCRKPREQDALGPDALAAYAHRIAALDEAEWPESLLLLGDQVYADETTDATQEWLASRRDTGQPPGNEVADFEEYCHLYFEAWCDPAVRWLLSTVPTSMIFDDHDVRDDWNTSQAWREKMARTSWWPERIRGALVSYWVYQHLGNLGPRELAEDDLYQRVRKSGVDNAALLREFADRADREADGAKGTRWSYRRDFGPVRLLVIDSRAGRILAGGQRSMIGDEEFRWIEEQAAGGFDHLLIGTSLPWLLPTALSAAQSVNERLCARPGLVGRANEWFRQLVDLEHWPAFRTSFERLAKLIARVADDGPASVNVLSGDVHHAYVAKAEFDGGTAAPVHQLTCSPVHNTVPWYMNRLFRAGWSRPLTRVSEWLARRTGVPPAPLSWHCVSGPHFGNAVMELDVDGRTATATLLRADPGDDEEPIRLV from the coding sequence ATGACCGAGCTGCTGCTGGGCCCGCTGCTGCGGCACGTAGACGCCACTTCGGCGACGATCTGGGTCGAGGTGGACGGGCCGTGCGAAGTGCGCGTCGGCGACGCGGACGCCCGGACGTTCGAAGTCGCCGGCCACCACTACGCGCTGGTCGTGCTCACCGGGCTGGAACCCGCGAAGAGCACGCCGTACGAGGTGCGGCTCGACGGCCACGTCGTCTGGCCGGAACCGGGCAGCGACCTGCCGCCGAGCCGGATCCGGACGCTGGCGCCGGGCGACCCGCGGTTCCGGCTCGTGTTCGGCTCCTGCCGCAAGCCGCGGGAGCAGGACGCGCTGGGCCCGGACGCGCTCGCCGCCTACGCCCACCGGATCGCCGCCCTCGACGAGGCCGAGTGGCCCGAATCGCTGCTGTTGCTGGGCGATCAGGTCTACGCCGACGAAACCACCGACGCGACGCAGGAGTGGCTCGCCAGCCGGCGTGACACCGGGCAGCCGCCCGGCAACGAGGTCGCCGACTTCGAGGAGTACTGCCACCTGTACTTCGAGGCCTGGTGCGACCCGGCGGTCCGCTGGCTGCTCTCCACCGTGCCGACGTCGATGATCTTCGACGACCACGACGTCCGCGACGACTGGAACACCTCGCAGGCCTGGCGCGAGAAGATGGCCCGCACGTCCTGGTGGCCGGAGCGGATCCGCGGCGCGCTGGTCTCGTACTGGGTCTACCAGCACCTCGGCAACCTCGGGCCTCGCGAGCTGGCCGAGGACGACCTCTACCAGCGGGTGCGCAAGTCCGGTGTGGACAACGCCGCGCTGCTGCGCGAGTTCGCCGACCGGGCCGACCGCGAAGCCGACGGCGCCAAGGGCACCCGGTGGTCCTACCGGCGCGACTTCGGCCCGGTCCGGCTGCTGGTGATCGATTCGCGGGCCGGCCGGATCCTCGCCGGCGGGCAGCGCTCGATGATCGGCGACGAGGAGTTCCGCTGGATCGAAGAGCAGGCGGCCGGCGGGTTCGACCACCTGCTGATCGGCACGTCGCTGCCGTGGCTGCTGCCCACCGCGCTGTCGGCCGCGCAGTCGGTCAACGAGCGGCTCTGCGCCCGGCCCGGGCTCGTCGGGCGGGCCAACGAGTGGTTCCGGCAGCTCGTGGATCTGGAGCACTGGCCGGCGTTCCGGACGTCGTTCGAACGGCTGGCGAAGCTCATCGCCCGCGTCGCGGACGACGGACCGGCGTCGGTCAACGTGCTGTCCGGCGACGTGCACCACGCCTACGTGGCCAAGGCGGAGTTCGATGGCGGCACCGCGGCGCCGGTCCACCAGCTGACCTGCTCGCCGGTGCACAACACCGTGCCGTGGTACATGAACCGGCTGTTCCGGGCCGGCTGGTCGCGGCCGCTCACCCGGGTGAGCGAATGGCTGGCCCGCCGCACCGGCGTCCCGCCCGCGCCGCTGTCGTGGCACTGCGTTTCCGGCCCGCACTTCGGCAACGCGGTCATGGAGCTGGACGTCGACGGCCGGACGGCCACGGCGACGCTGCTGCGGGCCGACCCGGGCGACGACGAGGAGCCGATCCGGCTGGTCTGA
- a CDS encoding SDR family oxidoreductase, with protein MKTVLITGASSGIGRATALRLAGEGHHVVLGARREDRLTALAKEIHDAGGTADVHRLDVTDRADVAAFADAAVEAHGRIDAFVANAGVMPLSRLDSLHVEEWDRMIDVNVRGLLHGIAAVLPHFGRAGGGHFVTIASTGAHEVVPTAAVYCGTKYAARAITEGLRLEAGPGIRVTTISPGVTESELADSITEPGARAAMRSYRAVTLPADAIAGAVAYAIGQPDGVDVNEVIVRPTAQR; from the coding sequence GTGAAGACCGTTCTCATCACCGGCGCCAGCAGCGGCATCGGCCGCGCCACCGCGCTGCGCCTGGCCGGCGAGGGCCACCACGTCGTGCTCGGCGCCCGGCGCGAAGACCGGCTGACCGCGCTGGCGAAGGAGATCCACGACGCCGGCGGCACCGCGGACGTGCACCGCCTCGACGTCACCGACCGCGCGGACGTCGCCGCGTTCGCCGACGCCGCCGTCGAGGCGCACGGGCGGATCGACGCCTTCGTCGCCAACGCGGGTGTGATGCCGCTGTCCCGGTTGGACTCCCTGCACGTCGAGGAGTGGGACCGGATGATCGACGTCAACGTCCGCGGCCTGCTGCACGGGATCGCCGCCGTCCTGCCGCACTTCGGCCGCGCCGGCGGCGGCCACTTCGTGACGATCGCCTCCACCGGCGCGCACGAGGTCGTGCCGACGGCCGCGGTCTACTGCGGCACCAAGTACGCGGCCCGGGCGATCACCGAGGGCCTGCGCCTGGAGGCGGGCCCCGGCATCCGCGTGACGACGATCTCCCCCGGCGTCACCGAGTCCGAGCTGGCCGACAGCATCACCGAGCCCGGCGCCCGGGCGGCGATGCGTAGCTACCGCGCGGTGACCCTCCCGGCGGACGCGATCGCCGGCGCGGTCGCCTACGCGATCGGGCAGCCGGACGGCGTGGACGTCAACGAGGTCATCGTGCGGCCCACCGCGCAGCGGTGA